In the Telopea speciosissima isolate NSW1024214 ecotype Mountain lineage chromosome 2, Tspe_v1, whole genome shotgun sequence genome, one interval contains:
- the LOC122653102 gene encoding glucan endo-1,3-beta-glucosidase 8-like, producing the protein MDWPTNNPCLVNKYVAVGNEPFLQTYNGTFSLVTLPALQNVQKALNEVGLGNCIKATVPFKADIYNSPVSKPVPSASDFRSDIREHTIEIVQYLNENDAPFTVNIYPFLSLYGNEYFPVDYAFFEGSDNGN; encoded by the exons ATGGATTGGCCTACTAACAACCCTTGCTTAGTGAACAA GTATGTTGCTGTGGGCAATGAACCCTTCCTCCAGACATACAATGGCACCTTCTCACTAGTCACCCTGCCTGCCTTGCAGAATGTTCAGAAAGCCTTAAATGAGGTTGGGCTTGGAAACTGTATCAAAGCAACTGTTCCATTCAAAGCTGATATCTACAATTCCCCTGTTTCAAAGCCAGTCCCTTCTGCTAGTGACTTCAGGTCAGACATACGTGAACATACAATTGAAATAGTTCAGTACCTCAATGAGAATGATGCCCCTTTCACTGTTAATATCTACCCATTCCTTAGCCTCTATGGCAATGAATACTTCCCTGTGGACTATGCTTTCTTTGAGGGGTCAGACAATGGAAACTAG